DNA sequence from the Candidatus Kryptoniota bacterium genome:
CTTTTTTCTCGAGGCTCTGCCGAGTATTTTTGCCACCGCGTCACCGATCATAGCGGGGCTCTCCACGACTACAACTCCCGCTTTACGCATCGAAGCCATTTTTTCGTCAGCGGTGCCATGTCCGCCGGATATTATGGCGCCGGCGTGTCCCATCCTTCTTCCGGGCGGCGCTGTGCGGCCCGCGATGAACCCCACTACAGGCTTGTTGAAATGGCTCCTGATGTAAGCAGCCGCCTCCTCCTCCGCGGTACCGCCGATCTCACCGATCATCACTACCGCCTCGGTCTGCTCGTCGTTCCTGAAGAGCTCTAACGCATCGATGAACTTGGTACCGATAACCGGATCTCCGCCGATGCCGACACAGGTCGACTGTCCGTATCCCTGCGCGGTTACCTGTGCGACCGCTTCGTAGGTCAGTGTTCCGGATCTCGAAATCAGACCGACGTTGCCCTGTCGGTGTATGAAGCCGGGCATTATGCCGACCTTCGCCTTGCCGGGCGAGATGACGCCCGGACAGTTCGGTCCGACCATTCTCACGTTCTTCTTCTTGAGATAGTCGTAAACTCCGATCATGTTTCGAACGGGGATTCCCTCGGTAATGCATACGACTAGTGCGACTCCGGCGTCTGCCGCCTCGACGATTGCGTCAGGCGCAAAGACAGCGGGGACAAAGATTACCGATGTGTTCGCCCCTTCTTTTTCCACCGCCTCCGCTACCGTATTGAACACGGGAACATCAAGATGTTTACTTCCTCCCTTCCCCGGAGTGACGCCGGCGACGAC
Encoded proteins:
- the sucD gene encoding succinate--CoA ligase subunit alpha → MSILVDKSTRLVVQGITGSEGSFHAGQMIEYGTKVVAGVTPGKGGSKHLDVPVFNTVAEAVEKEGANTSVIFVPAVFAPDAIVEAADAGVALVVCITEGIPVRNMIGVYDYLKKKNVRMVGPNCPGVISPGKAKVGIMPGFIHRQGNVGLISRSGTLTYEAVAQVTAQGYGQSTCVGIGGDPVIGTKFIDALELFRNDEQTEAVVMIGEIGGTAEEEAAAYIRSHFNKPVVGFIAGRTAPPGRRMGHAGAIISGGHGTADEKMASMRKAGVVVVESPAMIGDAVAKILGRASRKKISVSVSKKSKKPTQSRKKKSAARIRKRK